The following proteins are co-located in the Echinicola sp. 20G genome:
- a CDS encoding FecR family protein, producing the protein MNQEEFDYLVNKFLSGSISPEEKEKLERWYGSFEKEEDFTDRMREDDQRELRNSILKKIREEAFNENSKGIDSSSYFQSHWMKFIPWAASLVLILGLAYVFYYPALKEVNYQTGLGELLILKLPDSTEVVLNGNSTLSYQPTWLGKFDRKVVLDGEAFFEVFHTIENKRFTINEGQGMGIEVYGTEFNYNARDGKNAVALKAGSVKVMLPNDANDKSKSHFIKPGEVASYNLYSKEVKIDAPSNIEKYYSWKDGKLILDYSTLPEIIEELKGTYGIRISMDTSNWRDHKVSGTLPLHRDPEALIENLEQLFDVEIEITEE; encoded by the coding sequence ATGAACCAAGAGGAGTTTGATTATTTAGTAAATAAGTTTTTGTCCGGAAGTATAAGCCCTGAAGAAAAGGAGAAGTTGGAGCGATGGTATGGGAGTTTTGAGAAGGAAGAGGATTTTACGGATCGAATGAGAGAGGATGATCAGAGGGAGTTGCGTAATAGCATATTGAAAAAGATCAGAGAGGAAGCTTTTAATGAAAACAGTAAGGGAATTGATTCCAGTAGTTATTTTCAAAGTCATTGGATGAAATTCATTCCTTGGGCTGCTTCTTTGGTACTGATATTAGGTCTAGCATATGTGTTTTACTATCCAGCATTAAAGGAAGTGAATTATCAGACAGGCTTAGGAGAGTTGTTGATTTTGAAATTACCAGATAGTACAGAGGTAGTTTTAAACGGAAATTCAACCTTAAGTTACCAGCCTACTTGGTTGGGGAAATTTGATAGAAAGGTTGTTTTGGATGGAGAAGCTTTTTTTGAAGTATTTCATACTATTGAGAATAAAAGATTTACCATAAATGAAGGGCAGGGCATGGGAATTGAAGTTTATGGAACAGAATTTAACTATAATGCCAGAGATGGAAAAAATGCGGTGGCTTTGAAGGCAGGTAGTGTGAAAGTAATGCTTCCAAATGATGCCAATGACAAAAGCAAATCACATTTTATAAAGCCAGGAGAAGTGGCCAGCTACAATCTGTACAGCAAGGAGGTAAAGATAGATGCGCCATCAAATATTGAAAAATACTATTCCTGGAAAGATGGTAAGTTGATTTTAGATTATTCGACTTTACCTGAAATAATTGAAGAGCTAAAAGGTACTTATGGAATCAGAATAAGTATGGATACCTCAAATTGGAGAGATCACAAAGTCTCAGGAACTTTACCATTGCATAGAGACCCTGAAGCGCTGATCGAAAATTTGGAACAGCTATTTGATGTTGAAATTGAAATAACCGAAGAATAA
- a CDS encoding ArsR family transcriptional regulator, translated as MLDILITSKTRVKLLVKFFTQDTNKGYLRGLAEEFNESTNSVRVELNRLSEAGILVSEHEGNTKSYSANRRHPLFMEMKNLVAKYLGLDRLVEVVIKKLGNVQKAIVIGDYAKGVDSGEIEMILIAKDINQEYLDFLIKKAEEKIERKVKVEVFEQEPDGVEGMVVFDI; from the coding sequence ATGCTGGATATACTGATTACATCAAAGACAAGAGTAAAGTTGCTTGTTAAATTTTTTACTCAAGACACCAATAAAGGATACCTGAGAGGTTTGGCAGAAGAGTTCAATGAATCTACCAATTCAGTGAGGGTTGAGCTGAACAGGTTGTCTGAGGCTGGTATTTTGGTTTCCGAACATGAAGGTAATACTAAATCATATTCGGCCAATAGAAGACATCCTCTGTTTATGGAAATGAAAAACTTGGTGGCCAAATATTTGGGATTGGATCGTTTGGTGGAAGTGGTGATCAAGAAGTTGGGGAATGTCCAAAAAGCAATTGTGATCGGGGATTATGCAAAAGGAGTAGATTCTGGAGAAATTGAGATGATACTGATTGCAAAAGATATCAATCAGGAATACTTGGATTTTTTGATCAAGAAAGCCGAGGAGAAGATTGAAAGAAAAGTAAAAGTGGAAGTTTTTGAGCAAGAACCAGATGGAGTTGAGGGTATGGTGGTTTTTGACATCTAA
- a CDS encoding RNA polymerase sigma-70 factor, with protein sequence MKEIELRLLEQIKRGNEMAFVQVYDKYWKLLFNSGYKRLKKREIVEGLVQEVFVEMWQKRKSLEIHTSLNSYLYTAMKYKVINQMKSQMVKEKYVAFVTSKKLSFGSEVEENIFYNELNDAYKKEVSSLPDQARKVYKLKKHQDLSYAEIAQEMQISVSTVEKHMIKALKILRNNLRNYSMSLGSLCLLNSGLF encoded by the coding sequence ATGAAAGAAATCGAACTAAGATTACTCGAACAGATTAAGAGAGGAAATGAGATGGCTTTTGTACAAGTCTATGACAAGTACTGGAAGCTCTTGTTTAACAGTGGATACAAAAGACTAAAAAAGAGAGAGATAGTGGAAGGTCTGGTGCAAGAGGTCTTTGTGGAAATGTGGCAGAAAAGAAAGTCTCTTGAAATACACACTTCACTAAACTCCTATTTGTATACAGCCATGAAATACAAGGTGATCAACCAAATGAAATCTCAAATGGTGAAAGAAAAGTATGTGGCTTTTGTGACTTCTAAAAAGTTGTCATTTGGGAGTGAAGTGGAAGAAAATATTTTTTATAATGAACTGAATGATGCCTATAAAAAGGAAGTTTCGAGTTTGCCAGATCAAGCCCGCAAAGTCTATAAGTTAAAAAAACACCAAGATTTGAGTTATGCTGAAATTGCTCAGGAAATGCAGATATCTGTAAGTACTGTAGAGAAGCACATGATCAAAGCGCTCAAAATCCTGAGGAATAACTTAAGAAACTACTCTATGTCCTTGGGGTCTTTGTGTTTGTTGAACAGTGGATTATTTTGA
- a CDS encoding alpha-amylase family glycosyl hydrolase, producing the protein MNKLLKLSIFSCLLVVIASCSSETKSEKTVKNYWPNAGVTYEIFIQSFYDANGDGIGDVKGVIEKLDHVSDLGANAIWFMPIMPSPSYHKYDVTDYKAIHPDYGSMDDFKKLIQVAHEKDIKIVIDMIINHTSDEHPWFLESKKGRDNPYRDYYVWAQADTIQGFLDKKTVTLDSDNIRQWHDPGFGKDYYYGFFTGNMPDLNFDNPKVREEIYEIGRFWLEEVGVDGFRLDAAKHIYPDDRAKDNHNFWDEFRAEMEKIKPDVYLVGEVYDMKEVVAPYLTGLPALFNFDFHYTLLNAYAKEDGMMLAKKQHEILDFYHGITENFIDATISSNHDQPRLLNELGEHKDKMKQAIAILITMPGAPYLYYGEEIGMLGKKPDENIREPFLWDEKGEDVGRATWIVPEYSTDETVQPLALQKEDPESYYNHYKTVIHLRNTHPALATGSLSLTKQQYPKSVMAYERILPDQNLMIFHNIGGKTVEVDLPVGYSNVIYELKGASIKGDKLTLPAYSSVVLDK; encoded by the coding sequence ATGAATAAATTATTGAAATTATCTATTTTCAGTTGTCTGCTGGTGGTCATTGCCAGTTGTTCCTCAGAAACCAAAAGTGAAAAAACCGTGAAAAACTATTGGCCCAATGCTGGAGTAACTTACGAGATTTTTATCCAGTCTTTCTATGATGCCAATGGAGATGGAATAGGGGATGTTAAGGGGGTGATTGAAAAGTTGGATCATGTCAGTGACTTAGGGGCCAATGCCATTTGGTTTATGCCCATTATGCCTTCCCCATCTTACCATAAGTATGATGTGACAGACTATAAGGCCATTCACCCAGATTACGGAAGCATGGATGATTTCAAAAAACTCATTCAAGTGGCGCATGAAAAGGATATTAAAATTGTCATCGATATGATTATCAATCATACCAGTGACGAACACCCTTGGTTTTTAGAGTCCAAGAAAGGTAGGGATAATCCTTATAGGGATTATTATGTTTGGGCTCAAGCTGATACCATTCAGGGTTTTTTGGATAAAAAAACGGTGACCTTGGATAGTGATAATATTCGTCAGTGGCATGATCCTGGTTTTGGCAAAGATTACTATTATGGGTTTTTCACCGGGAACATGCCGGATTTGAATTTTGACAACCCAAAGGTTCGGGAAGAGATTTACGAGATTGGAAGGTTTTGGCTTGAAGAAGTAGGAGTGGATGGTTTCAGGTTGGATGCAGCCAAGCATATTTATCCAGATGATCGGGCAAAGGATAACCACAATTTCTGGGATGAATTTAGGGCCGAAATGGAAAAGATCAAGCCCGATGTTTATTTGGTGGGAGAAGTCTATGATATGAAAGAAGTGGTCGCTCCTTATTTGACAGGCTTGCCTGCGTTGTTCAATTTTGACTTTCATTACACCTTGCTGAATGCCTACGCGAAGGAGGATGGGATGATGCTGGCTAAAAAGCAACATGAAATACTGGATTTTTATCATGGAATCACTGAAAATTTCATAGATGCCACCATTTCATCCAACCACGATCAGCCGAGATTGTTAAATGAACTGGGGGAGCATAAAGACAAGATGAAGCAGGCAATAGCTATTTTGATAACGATGCCTGGGGCTCCGTATTTATATTATGGTGAAGAAATCGGTATGTTGGGTAAAAAGCCTGATGAAAACATAAGAGAGCCTTTCTTGTGGGACGAGAAAGGTGAAGATGTGGGGAGAGCTACTTGGATTGTTCCTGAATATTCTACTGATGAAACCGTTCAACCTCTTGCTTTGCAAAAAGAGGATCCAGAAAGTTACTATAATCACTACAAAACAGTCATCCATTTGCGAAATACCCACCCAGCATTGGCAACGGGAAGCTTGAGCTTGACAAAGCAGCAATACCCTAAGTCTGTGATGGCCTATGAAAGAATCTTACCGGATCAGAATCTGATGATATTCCATAATATTGGGGGCAAAACAGTAGAAGTGGACCTACCTGTGGGTTATAGTAATGTGATCTATGAGCTTAAAGGAGCGTCCATTAAAGGAGATAAGCTTACATTGCCAGCTTACTCCAGTGTTGTACTGGATAAGTGA